The Neodiprion virginianus isolate iyNeoVirg1 chromosome 5, iyNeoVirg1.1, whole genome shotgun sequence genome contains a region encoding:
- the LOC124306009 gene encoding laccase-4-like isoform X1, which translates to MGLSKGNDYIMISNVLYRFALFVTPLLIMSSFADANHVLDRCDSEKNEVLSTPHECARPCIDGEKPKTCYYQFYLESYVTMGQACEYCLPNITNQLNATCQCVTADGVERAILTVNRMIPGPSIQVCKGDYVVIDTMNLMNGLAMSIHWHGILQEGSQYYDGVPFVTQCPIADGNSFRYQWLAAYEGTHFWHAHHGSQRIDGIYGSIVVRTEKSFHRNMYDYDRPQDVLMFSDWFHLSASEHWPGTQVVNVGQNPDSLLIQGLGQYTDPATGNTTTTPLAVYKVKPGKRYRMRCIMATSMHCPYEFSIEGHRLLLIATDGVNIEPTWVDSIMSTGGERYDFVLFPKKNYSQKSYWIRLRTLDPCAGIQQFAVLQHKGGPDLPSSPRPVYNESFVTNGVVANALNVNCSDNNRTELCVSDFRTAISYDNNIGDEPDFKHAVAFNFTTWLPADLYKPNSYRRFLMVAKDAPLSANLGHLSYVGPPSPVLSQFEDVPPEVFCNETHRPVPVGGISMCTNMMNIPLGALCEFIVYDPSATTGLNHPMHLHGYHFHVVGMGLNPGKYPVLNNTVIHIYDKQNLLPRNFINPVLKDTVTIPSRGYVIIRFPANNPGFWLFHCHFDFHMLAGMQMILHVGEQKDLPPVPPGFPKCSDYKPPIKSVHEMKYL; encoded by the exons ATGGGTTTGTCTAAGGGAAACGACTACATCATGATTTCAAACGTCCTGTATCGGTTTGCCCTCTTTGTGACACCCCTTCTCATCATGTCCAGCTTTGCGGATGCTAATCACG TCCTTGATCGTTGCGATTccgaaaaaaatgaagttcTATCGACGCCTCACGAATGTGCCCGCCCGTGTATCGATGGTGAGAAACCCAAGACCTGCTACTATCAATTCTACCTGGAGTCCTACGTGACCATGGGGCA AGCCTGTGAATACTGTTTGCCCAACATTACCAATCAACTGAACGCTACCTGCCAATGCGTAACCGCAGATGGTGTGGAGCGAGCCATACTGACTGTGAACAGAATGATTCCTGGACCTAGCATCCAGGTCTGCAAGGGAGATTACGTCGTCATTGATACCATGAACCTAATGAACGGTCTAGCAATGAGCATTCACTGGCATGGAATTCTTCAAGAGGGCAGCCAGTACTACGACGGAGTACCCTTTGTAACCCAATGCCCCATTGCGGATGGGAACTCATTCAG ATATCAATGGCTTGCTGCTTACGAAGGTACGCATTTTTGGCACGCGCATCACGGATCTCAAAGAATAGACGGCATTTACGGGAGCATAGTTGTTCGTACAGAAAAATCTTTCCATCGCAATATGTACGATTACGACAGACCGCAAGATGTGTTAATGTTCAGTGACTGGTTCCATCTAAGTGCCTCCGAACATTGGCCAGGAACTCAAGTTGTCAACGTGGGTCAAAATCCGGATTCGTTACTCATACAGGGATTAGGACAATACACG GATCCAGCCACCGGCAACACAACCACTACACCACTAGCAGTCTATAAAGTGAAACCAGGAAAAAGATATAGGATGAGATGTATCATGGCCACCAGTATGCACTGTCCATATGAGTTCAGTATCGAAGGGCATAGATTATTGTTAATCGCTACCGACGGAGTGAACATTGAGCCTACCTGGGTCGATAGCATCATGTCTACTGGAG GTGAGAGGTACGATTTCGTGTTATTTCCtaaaaaaaactattctcAAAAGTCGTATTGGATTCGATTACGTACTTTGGATCCATGCGCTGGAATTCAGCAATTTGCTGTTCTTCAACACAAAGGAGGCCCAGACCTTCCCAGTTCTCCGAGACCCGTATACAACGAAAGCTTCGTTACGAATGGAGTA GTTGCAAACGCCCTGAATGTCAACTGTTCTGATAATAATCGCACTGAATTGTGCGTCAGCGATTTTCGGACTGCCATTTCGTACGATAACAACATAGGTGATGAACCGGACTTCAAACACGCGGTAGCGTTCAACTTCACGACTTGGCTACCCGCTGATCTCTATAAACCCAATTCTTATCGGCGTTTTTTAA tGGTGGCAAAAGATGCTCCACTTTCGGCGAACCTCGGTCACCTATCATACGTCGGACCGCCATCACCGGTGCTATCGCAATTCGAAGATGTTCCACCGGAAGTATTCTGCAATGAGACCCATCGTCCAGTTCCAGTTGGTGGAATAAGCATGTGCACGAACATGATGAACATTCCACTAGGTGCCCTCTGTGAGTTCATAGTCTACGACCCATCAG CAACTACGGGTCTGAACCATCCAATGCATCTCCATGGATACCATTTCCACGTCGTCGGTATGGGGCTAAATCCGGGAAAGTATCCGGTACTCAACAATACAGTAATACATATTTACGACAAACAGAACCTGCTCCccagaaattttatcaacCCGGTGCTGAAAGATACAGTTACAATACCCTCTCGTGGTTATGTGATTATTCGATTTCCCGCTAATAATCCGG GCTTCTGGCTATTTCACTGTCATTTCGATTTCCACATGCTCGCTGGCATGCAAATGATACTCCACGTTGGTGAACAAAAGGATCTCCCACCAGTTCCTCCAGGCTTTCCTAAATGCAGCGATTACAAACCCCCCATCAAATCTGTGCATGAAATGAAATACTTGTGA
- the LOC124306004 gene encoding laccase-2-like isoform X1: MRFIRGRIQQSNRSKMVSTNRKSFVKHPSYVQQYRFFAHTLLIFGMINVDLPQVQSARPFNGSMEMDNSRYLSTPQECARQCTEGESPKTCYYYFTVEIYNILGTACELCTPGPNNSLTNECQCVTSDGVATTVLTVNRMVPGPSIQVCLGDKVIVDVLNKMEGMELTIHWHGVHQEKSPYYDGVPFVTQCPIFQGNTFRYQWIAGNAGTHFWHSHTGLQDMDGVYGNLIIRQPPKQDPNSHLYDYDLSEHIVLINDIFHEMPTNRFPGLVNRSGLDAPVSALINGKGQYTNSTTGNTTKTPLEFFHVSAGKKYRFRLITAFTNPCPAQLTVEGHKLTVIATDGQSVEPRVVDSIVSLAGERYDFIIFANQIPRAYWIQLRVIGGCRDSEIQQVAILSYHINGNYSTPRSKPPTYNPGLPTGLALNQLGSNCNKTQTNMLCVGDLRKAGFVDESILKPNPDVKVWLPVRFMAYTTEQLFQPHTFKSFLLPPPYVESTSLVNNRSFSYPTSPLLSQRKDIPASDICDHETTPANCGSPCFCTYLINCPLDSVVEVIIFDEGAVTDLSHPFHLHGYAFSVIGQGESPEPNATYLTLDQIQELDRKGLLHRQFDRPPSKDAIAVGPATYVILRFRANNPGYWLFHCHYTFHLAIGMSVVFNVGEPSDLPPIPRGFPVCADHLPPMKFAGDNSVY, translated from the exons ATGAGATTCATTCGGGGCAGAATACAA CAGTCGAACCGTTCGAAGATGGTATCAACGAATCGAAAAAGTTTTGTAAAACACCCAAGTTACGTTCAGCAATACCGCTTCTTCGCCCACACATTACTGATATTCGGAATGATCAACGTCGATCTTCCACAAGTTCAATCTGCCCGACCATTTAATG GGTCGATGGAAATGGATAACTCTCGATATTTGTCAACACCGCAGGAATGCGCACGTCAATGCACAGAAGGGGAATCGCCAAAAACCTGCTACTATTATTTTACGGTAGAAATATACAACATTCTTGGCAC AGCCTGCGAACTCTGTACACCTGGCCCAAACAACTCACTGACGAATGAGTGTCAATGCGTGACTTCCGATGGCGTGGCGACGACCGTTCTAACCGTGAACAGAATGGTACCTGGACCCAGTATCCAGGTGTGCTTGGGTGACAAGGTCATCGTCGATGTCCTGAACAAGATGGAAGGCATGGAACTCACGATTCACTGGCACGGGGTTCATCAGGAAAAATCGCCGTACTACGACGGTGTACCTTTCGTAACTCAATGCCCGATTTTTCAAGGAAATACCTTCAG GTATCAATGGATTGCCGGAAACGCCGGTACACACTTTTGGCATTCCCATACCGGTCTTCAAGATATGGATGGCGTTTACGGGAATCTAATTATTCGGCAGCCACCCAAGCAAGACCCTAACAGCCACCTTTACGACTACGATTTATCGGAGCACATTGTGCTTATTAATGATATATTTCACGAAATGCCTACTAACCGATTCCCAGGGCTGGTGAACAGAAGTGGACTCGACGCGCCAGTGTCAGCTTTAATTAATGGAAAAGGACAGTACACG AATTCAACTACTGGTAACACAACCAAAACGCCGTTGGAATTCTTTCACGTTTCGGCGGGGAAAAAATACAGATTCAGATTGATCACTGCTTTCACGAATCCATGTCCTGCTCAACTCACAGTCGAAGGACACAAGCTGACCGTGATAGCCACGGATGGTCAATCGGTCGAACCTAGGGTCGTCGATAGTATTGTTTCTTTGGCAG GTGAGCGATAcgattttatcattttcgcCAACCAAATACCTCGTGCCTACTGGATTCAATTGCGTGTCATCGGCGGATGCAGGGACTCTGAAATTCAGCAAGTAGCAATTCTCAGCTACCATATAAATGGAAACTACAGCACACCTCGTTCCAAGCCGCCGACATACAATCCGGGACTTCCAACGGGACTG GCCCTCAATCAACTGGGTTCCAACTGCAATAAGACGCAAACAAACATGCTGTGCGTTGGGGATCTTCGGAAAGCAGGATTCGTCGACGAAAGTATCCTGAAGCCAAACCCCGATGTCAAAGTCTGGTTGCCGGTTCGTTTTATGGCATACACGACGGAGCAACTCTTTCAGCCCCACACCTTTAAGTCGTTTTTGC TTCCACCGCCCTACGTTGAAAGCACATCGTTAGTCAACAACAGGTCATTCTCTTATCCGACGTCACCACTTTTGTCCCAAAGGAAGGATATACCAGCGTCAGATATTTGTGACCATGAAACAACTCCAGCTAATTGTGGTTCGCCCTGCTTTTGCACATACTTGATTAATTGTCCACTGGATTCCGTGGTTGAAGTGATCATCTTTGATGAAG GTGCGGTGACCGATCTGTCTCATCCGTTTCATCTACATGGGTACGCCTTCAGCGTGATTGGCCAAGGTGAATCGCCGGAACCTAATGCAACCTACCTCACCTTAGATCAGATTCAAGAATTGGACAGAAAGGGACTACTTCATAGGCAGTTCGACAGACCGCCTTCCAAGGACGCCATCGCTGTGGGACCGGCTACCTACGTCATCTTAAGATTCCGTGCTAATAACCCAG GCTACTGGCTATTCCACTGTCATTACACGTTCCACTTAGCGATCGGCATGTCTGTTGTCTTCAACGTTGGTGAACCCTCAGATCTGCCGCCGATTCCACGAGGTTTTCCGGTTTGCGCTGATCATCTACCTCCCATGAAGTTTGCCGGAGACAATTCGGTCTACTGA
- the LOC124306009 gene encoding laccase-4-like isoform X2, translating to MGLSKGNDYIMISNVLYRFALFVTPLLIMSSFADANHVLSTPHECARPCIDGEKPKTCYYQFYLESYVTMGQACEYCLPNITNQLNATCQCVTADGVERAILTVNRMIPGPSIQVCKGDYVVIDTMNLMNGLAMSIHWHGILQEGSQYYDGVPFVTQCPIADGNSFRYQWLAAYEGTHFWHAHHGSQRIDGIYGSIVVRTEKSFHRNMYDYDRPQDVLMFSDWFHLSASEHWPGTQVVNVGQNPDSLLIQGLGQYTDPATGNTTTTPLAVYKVKPGKRYRMRCIMATSMHCPYEFSIEGHRLLLIATDGVNIEPTWVDSIMSTGGERYDFVLFPKKNYSQKSYWIRLRTLDPCAGIQQFAVLQHKGGPDLPSSPRPVYNESFVTNGVVANALNVNCSDNNRTELCVSDFRTAISYDNNIGDEPDFKHAVAFNFTTWLPADLYKPNSYRRFLMVAKDAPLSANLGHLSYVGPPSPVLSQFEDVPPEVFCNETHRPVPVGGISMCTNMMNIPLGALCEFIVYDPSATTGLNHPMHLHGYHFHVVGMGLNPGKYPVLNNTVIHIYDKQNLLPRNFINPVLKDTVTIPSRGYVIIRFPANNPGFWLFHCHFDFHMLAGMQMILHVGEQKDLPPVPPGFPKCSDYKPPIKSVHEMKYL from the exons ATGGGTTTGTCTAAGGGAAACGACTACATCATGATTTCAAACGTCCTGTATCGGTTTGCCCTCTTTGTGACACCCCTTCTCATCATGTCCAGCTTTGCGGATGCTAATCACG ttcTATCGACGCCTCACGAATGTGCCCGCCCGTGTATCGATGGTGAGAAACCCAAGACCTGCTACTATCAATTCTACCTGGAGTCCTACGTGACCATGGGGCA AGCCTGTGAATACTGTTTGCCCAACATTACCAATCAACTGAACGCTACCTGCCAATGCGTAACCGCAGATGGTGTGGAGCGAGCCATACTGACTGTGAACAGAATGATTCCTGGACCTAGCATCCAGGTCTGCAAGGGAGATTACGTCGTCATTGATACCATGAACCTAATGAACGGTCTAGCAATGAGCATTCACTGGCATGGAATTCTTCAAGAGGGCAGCCAGTACTACGACGGAGTACCCTTTGTAACCCAATGCCCCATTGCGGATGGGAACTCATTCAG ATATCAATGGCTTGCTGCTTACGAAGGTACGCATTTTTGGCACGCGCATCACGGATCTCAAAGAATAGACGGCATTTACGGGAGCATAGTTGTTCGTACAGAAAAATCTTTCCATCGCAATATGTACGATTACGACAGACCGCAAGATGTGTTAATGTTCAGTGACTGGTTCCATCTAAGTGCCTCCGAACATTGGCCAGGAACTCAAGTTGTCAACGTGGGTCAAAATCCGGATTCGTTACTCATACAGGGATTAGGACAATACACG GATCCAGCCACCGGCAACACAACCACTACACCACTAGCAGTCTATAAAGTGAAACCAGGAAAAAGATATAGGATGAGATGTATCATGGCCACCAGTATGCACTGTCCATATGAGTTCAGTATCGAAGGGCATAGATTATTGTTAATCGCTACCGACGGAGTGAACATTGAGCCTACCTGGGTCGATAGCATCATGTCTACTGGAG GTGAGAGGTACGATTTCGTGTTATTTCCtaaaaaaaactattctcAAAAGTCGTATTGGATTCGATTACGTACTTTGGATCCATGCGCTGGAATTCAGCAATTTGCTGTTCTTCAACACAAAGGAGGCCCAGACCTTCCCAGTTCTCCGAGACCCGTATACAACGAAAGCTTCGTTACGAATGGAGTA GTTGCAAACGCCCTGAATGTCAACTGTTCTGATAATAATCGCACTGAATTGTGCGTCAGCGATTTTCGGACTGCCATTTCGTACGATAACAACATAGGTGATGAACCGGACTTCAAACACGCGGTAGCGTTCAACTTCACGACTTGGCTACCCGCTGATCTCTATAAACCCAATTCTTATCGGCGTTTTTTAA tGGTGGCAAAAGATGCTCCACTTTCGGCGAACCTCGGTCACCTATCATACGTCGGACCGCCATCACCGGTGCTATCGCAATTCGAAGATGTTCCACCGGAAGTATTCTGCAATGAGACCCATCGTCCAGTTCCAGTTGGTGGAATAAGCATGTGCACGAACATGATGAACATTCCACTAGGTGCCCTCTGTGAGTTCATAGTCTACGACCCATCAG CAACTACGGGTCTGAACCATCCAATGCATCTCCATGGATACCATTTCCACGTCGTCGGTATGGGGCTAAATCCGGGAAAGTATCCGGTACTCAACAATACAGTAATACATATTTACGACAAACAGAACCTGCTCCccagaaattttatcaacCCGGTGCTGAAAGATACAGTTACAATACCCTCTCGTGGTTATGTGATTATTCGATTTCCCGCTAATAATCCGG GCTTCTGGCTATTTCACTGTCATTTCGATTTCCACATGCTCGCTGGCATGCAAATGATACTCCACGTTGGTGAACAAAAGGATCTCCCACCAGTTCCTCCAGGCTTTCCTAAATGCAGCGATTACAAACCCCCCATCAAATCTGTGCATGAAATGAAATACTTGTGA
- the LOC124306004 gene encoding laccase-2-like isoform X2, producing MRFIRGRIQQSNRSKMVSTNRKSFVKHPSYVQQYRFFAHTLLIFGMINVDLPQVQSARPFNGSMEMDNSRYLSTPQECARQCTEGESPKTCYYYFTVEIYNILGTACELCTPGPNNSLTNECQCVTSDGVATTVLTVNRMVPGPSIQVCLGDKVIVDVLNKMEGMELTIHWHGVHQEKSPYYDGVPFVTQCPIFQGNTFRYQWIAGNAGTHFWHSHTGLQDMDGVYGNLIIRQPPKQDPNSHLYDYDLSEHIVLINDIFHEMPTNRFPGLVNRSGLDAPVSALINGKGQYTNSTTGNTTKTPLEFFHVSAGKKYRFRLITAFTNPCPAQLTVEGHKLTVIATDGQSVEPRVVDSIVSLAGERYDFIIFANQIPRAYWIQLRVIGGCRDSEIQQVAILSYHINGNYSTPRSKPPTYNPGLPTGLALNQLGSNCNKTQTNMLCVGDLRKAGFVDESILKPNPDVKVWLPVRFMAYTTEQLFQPHTFKSFLLPPPYVESTSLVNNRSFSYPTSPLLSQRKDIPASDICDHETTPANCGSPCFCTYLINCPLDSVVEVIIFDEGAVTDLSHPFHLHGYAFSVIGQGESPEPNATYLTLDQIQELDRKGLLHRQFDRPPSKDAIAVGPATYVILRFRANNPGYWLFHCHYTFHLAIGMSVVFNVGEPSDLPPIPRDFPVCGY from the exons ATGAGATTCATTCGGGGCAGAATACAA CAGTCGAACCGTTCGAAGATGGTATCAACGAATCGAAAAAGTTTTGTAAAACACCCAAGTTACGTTCAGCAATACCGCTTCTTCGCCCACACATTACTGATATTCGGAATGATCAACGTCGATCTTCCACAAGTTCAATCTGCCCGACCATTTAATG GGTCGATGGAAATGGATAACTCTCGATATTTGTCAACACCGCAGGAATGCGCACGTCAATGCACAGAAGGGGAATCGCCAAAAACCTGCTACTATTATTTTACGGTAGAAATATACAACATTCTTGGCAC AGCCTGCGAACTCTGTACACCTGGCCCAAACAACTCACTGACGAATGAGTGTCAATGCGTGACTTCCGATGGCGTGGCGACGACCGTTCTAACCGTGAACAGAATGGTACCTGGACCCAGTATCCAGGTGTGCTTGGGTGACAAGGTCATCGTCGATGTCCTGAACAAGATGGAAGGCATGGAACTCACGATTCACTGGCACGGGGTTCATCAGGAAAAATCGCCGTACTACGACGGTGTACCTTTCGTAACTCAATGCCCGATTTTTCAAGGAAATACCTTCAG GTATCAATGGATTGCCGGAAACGCCGGTACACACTTTTGGCATTCCCATACCGGTCTTCAAGATATGGATGGCGTTTACGGGAATCTAATTATTCGGCAGCCACCCAAGCAAGACCCTAACAGCCACCTTTACGACTACGATTTATCGGAGCACATTGTGCTTATTAATGATATATTTCACGAAATGCCTACTAACCGATTCCCAGGGCTGGTGAACAGAAGTGGACTCGACGCGCCAGTGTCAGCTTTAATTAATGGAAAAGGACAGTACACG AATTCAACTACTGGTAACACAACCAAAACGCCGTTGGAATTCTTTCACGTTTCGGCGGGGAAAAAATACAGATTCAGATTGATCACTGCTTTCACGAATCCATGTCCTGCTCAACTCACAGTCGAAGGACACAAGCTGACCGTGATAGCCACGGATGGTCAATCGGTCGAACCTAGGGTCGTCGATAGTATTGTTTCTTTGGCAG GTGAGCGATAcgattttatcattttcgcCAACCAAATACCTCGTGCCTACTGGATTCAATTGCGTGTCATCGGCGGATGCAGGGACTCTGAAATTCAGCAAGTAGCAATTCTCAGCTACCATATAAATGGAAACTACAGCACACCTCGTTCCAAGCCGCCGACATACAATCCGGGACTTCCAACGGGACTG GCCCTCAATCAACTGGGTTCCAACTGCAATAAGACGCAAACAAACATGCTGTGCGTTGGGGATCTTCGGAAAGCAGGATTCGTCGACGAAAGTATCCTGAAGCCAAACCCCGATGTCAAAGTCTGGTTGCCGGTTCGTTTTATGGCATACACGACGGAGCAACTCTTTCAGCCCCACACCTTTAAGTCGTTTTTGC TTCCACCGCCCTACGTTGAAAGCACATCGTTAGTCAACAACAGGTCATTCTCTTATCCGACGTCACCACTTTTGTCCCAAAGGAAGGATATACCAGCGTCAGATATTTGTGACCATGAAACAACTCCAGCTAATTGTGGTTCGCCCTGCTTTTGCACATACTTGATTAATTGTCCACTGGATTCCGTGGTTGAAGTGATCATCTTTGATGAAG GTGCGGTGACCGATCTGTCTCATCCGTTTCATCTACATGGGTACGCCTTCAGCGTGATTGGCCAAGGTGAATCGCCGGAACCTAATGCAACCTACCTCACCTTAGATCAGATTCAAGAATTGGACAGAAAGGGACTACTTCATAGGCAGTTCGACAGACCGCCTTCCAAGGACGCCATCGCTGTGGGACCGGCTACCTACGTCATCTTAAGATTCCGTGCTAATAACCCAG GCTACTGGCTATTCCACTGTCATTACACGTTCCACTTAGCGATCGGCATGTCTGTTGTCTTCAACGTTGGTGAACCCTCAGATCTGCCGCCGATTCCACGAG